A region of the Thermoplasmata archaeon genome:
AGCGGGCCGGGCTGGGGGAGGACCCGCGGTTGCGGAGGGGCAAGCGAAAAAGCCGAGCGGCGCTCTCAGGTGCCCATCCTGCGGCGAGGCCCTTGAGCCCGAATGGCCCGTGTGCCCGGCGTGCGGGCATGTGACGCGGTAGGCAGAATTCGATATCACTTCTGCTCCCGTGTCCCAAAATCTCCCCCACAGTGAACTCTACTATGTTAACTGGGTGGGAACTCCAGAGGCCGTCTTGAGCTCTTCCCGATCGGGGCCCGTCTCTCGGCTGGCGGAATCCTCGCGATGAATACGCGAAATGGAGCCCCGCGCCACCCAGCGCGCCGTTACCGGAATCTGGAAGGCGTAATCCCACACCTATCGACGAATTCCCGTCTACGTCGGCGATTCCCCTTTCAACTCCTGGCGCTCCCCCCGGGAGTCGTTTAACGCCCGCTCCGGCCCCAGATTCGTTGTCTCCGTTCTCAGTCCTTCGTAACCAGTGCGATGGCATTGCCCGCCGGACTTCAGCGCGCGCCAGCAGGACGTCATCGAGAACCAGCTGCGCTTTTTCCGTCGTGGGCTCCGGCTCCCGAGCGGAGCACAGAGAGCTCCTGCAGGACGTCTGCGAGAGCCGCTGGCGCCGATTCCGGCGGGCGCTACCTGAGCAGCCCCTTCAGCCTCTCGCGCGCCTCCGCCACCTTTTTCTCCCTCTCCTTCAGACGCTCCTCGTGCTCCTTCAGGCGCGCCTCCTCCTCCGCCAGATGCTTCTCCTGAATCGCGAGCTTCTTACCCTCCTCCTCGAGCGCCCGGGCTTTTTCGTCGAGCGAGGCCGCGAGGGCGCCGAGCTCCCTCTCCCTCTTCGTGGCCTCCGCGAGCCTGCGCGCGAGCTCCCTCCGGAGCCTCTCGGCCTCACCCCTCTCCCTCTCGAGCCTCCTCGCCGATGCCGCCGCCTCCTTTTTCTGTCGGGCGAGCTCCGCCAGCTCCTTCTTGATCCTCTCCTCCGCCCGCGCGAGGGCCTTCTGGCGCGACGCCAGCTCCGCACCGCGCTGAATCTCGAGTGCGTCGAGGGAGGCCTTTCTGGCCCTGAACTCCTCCTCTTTCTTATCGAGCTCTCCCGCCCTCCTCTCGAGCTCCCTCTCCAGCCTCTTTGCGCGTTCCCGGGCCTCCTCCGCGGCCCTCTCCCTCTCCCTGACCTTAAGCTCCTCGGCCCTCAGCGCCTCCTCGCGGCTGGAGAGCTCGCCGTCCCTTCGCCCGGCCTCCTCCAGCCTCTTCTCCAGCTCCTTCCCGGCGCTCTCGAGCTCCGCCCCTTTCGAGGCCAGGAGCTCCTCCCTCCTCCCGCACTCCCTCTCCCTCGCCGAGAGAGCGGC
Encoded here:
- a CDS encoding zinc ribbon domain-containing protein: LELARDFIKEGDGEAAMQFAMEARAALGGVGGGVAGRAGGGPAVAEGQAKKPSGALRCPSCGEALEPEWPVCPACGHVTR